A portion of the Elusimicrobiota bacterium genome contains these proteins:
- a CDS encoding molybdopterin-dependent oxidoreductase, whose protein sequence is MDKKNEEQTDLTRRDFLKASGAAAAALGVSQLPGELAGAADVSKVMGGKFRKELQSQCPYCGVGCGTLIQVEGDTIVGMVPDKLHPTNKGVMCIKGLNAQEPIYRDRLEKCLIRKDMSDPLRGHVSESKGRFDESVYREASYEEAEELVTKRMAEIIKAEGGGAVGLNGSGQLTMEAQWIENVLMKGVIGSNSIEANARMCMTSAATGYFASYGSDAPPTSYDDIEQADFISFWGHNAREAHPILFWRVADHKRDKGIPTLVSDPRRTGTVQGLEEIDPRTSFHFQTINGDISYLNAIAHVIITKYPEAVMPEAWLEKHVDGWREYVAGIKERYSPQQVVANLKPIDRGRVTVEQIENIGKLFAEASIKGRKRGKGGCLTFWGIGYNQHIHGQHNTISIINLHLLTGNLGRPGCGSHSQTGQPNAMSERLMGGLTGRLPFNKGLDNEGWRTHMNKAWRLPEGRLDLTFKQKPTMVIPMMERALKGDLKAMFWMYTTHVHMPDLNTLVRPALTKMFVVVQDIYRHAPNLLYADVVFPAITWGEWTGGTYIQSERRLYVCDGVMVGKNEKGQPLMEALPDMDLAIDKSKSLAKALGLDAEKIFPYKKTLKNKYGQRFYDPEDVFRDIVKASKGSDADLTGMLEVEKRDGIGLYEQMRRLRGIQWPAPTYDIARKGGTPRRYIGQEGWAGQPYGAFAHASGKAKFKLCEQDYSVLKETCGKMMTFGEAVGLKKREGASNAEMLAAAEKQTFFTDNMDILIKARDNALPPEIPDLDFYDDATKTLEDAAKENKYPFWLGLGIVYEHFHSAKTIQGPTTLKLVPEQYVEVSPEDAKRWGLEDGEKVRIVTRRGSYEGRVSVGTDSMVKPARSQVPAGYMFSPWNLSVADSSDPAKNRWLVNAASHRAWDPVSGQADYKKLAMRLERIA, encoded by the coding sequence ATGGACAAGAAAAACGAAGAGCAGACGGACCTGACGCGGCGCGACTTCCTCAAGGCGAGCGGCGCCGCCGCCGCGGCGTTGGGCGTCTCTCAGCTGCCGGGCGAGCTGGCCGGCGCGGCCGACGTCTCCAAGGTCATGGGCGGCAAGTTCCGCAAGGAGCTCCAGTCTCAGTGCCCCTACTGCGGCGTCGGCTGCGGCACCCTTATCCAGGTCGAGGGCGACACCATCGTCGGCATGGTCCCCGACAAGCTCCACCCCACCAACAAGGGCGTCATGTGCATCAAGGGGCTCAACGCGCAGGAGCCGATCTACCGCGACCGCCTCGAGAAGTGCCTGATCCGCAAGGACATGAGCGATCCCCTGCGCGGCCACGTCTCCGAGAGCAAGGGCCGCTTCGACGAGTCGGTCTACCGGGAGGCGTCCTACGAGGAAGCCGAGGAGCTCGTCACCAAGCGCATGGCCGAGATCATCAAGGCCGAGGGCGGCGGCGCGGTCGGCCTCAACGGCTCCGGCCAGCTGACCATGGAGGCGCAGTGGATCGAGAACGTCCTGATGAAGGGCGTCATCGGCTCCAACTCCATCGAGGCCAACGCCCGCATGTGCATGACCTCGGCCGCCACGGGCTACTTCGCCTCCTACGGCTCCGACGCCCCGCCCACCTCCTACGACGACATCGAGCAGGCCGACTTCATCTCGTTCTGGGGCCACAACGCCCGCGAGGCGCACCCGATCCTGTTCTGGCGCGTCGCCGACCACAAGCGCGACAAGGGCATCCCGACCTTGGTCTCCGATCCGCGCCGCACCGGCACCGTGCAGGGCCTGGAGGAGATCGACCCGCGCACGTCCTTCCACTTCCAGACCATCAACGGCGACATCTCGTACCTCAACGCCATCGCCCACGTGATCATCACCAAGTACCCCGAAGCCGTAATGCCCGAGGCGTGGCTCGAGAAGCACGTCGACGGCTGGCGCGAGTACGTCGCGGGGATCAAGGAGCGCTACTCCCCCCAGCAGGTCGTCGCCAACCTCAAGCCCATCGACCGTGGCCGGGTCACCGTCGAGCAGATCGAGAACATCGGCAAGCTGTTCGCCGAGGCCTCGATCAAGGGCCGCAAGCGCGGCAAGGGCGGCTGCCTCACGTTCTGGGGCATCGGCTACAACCAGCACATCCACGGGCAGCACAACACCATCTCGATCATCAACCTGCACCTGCTCACCGGCAACCTCGGTCGCCCGGGCTGCGGCTCCCACTCGCAGACCGGCCAGCCGAACGCGATGAGCGAGCGCCTGATGGGCGGCCTGACCGGGCGCCTGCCGTTCAACAAGGGCCTCGACAACGAGGGCTGGCGCACGCACATGAACAAGGCCTGGCGCCTGCCGGAAGGGCGCCTGGACCTGACCTTCAAGCAGAAGCCGACGATGGTCATCCCGATGATGGAGCGCGCGCTCAAGGGCGACCTCAAGGCGATGTTCTGGATGTACACGACCCACGTGCACATGCCCGACCTGAACACCTTGGTGCGGCCGGCGCTGACCAAGATGTTCGTCGTCGTGCAGGACATCTACCGCCACGCGCCGAACCTGCTGTACGCCGACGTCGTGTTCCCGGCAATCACCTGGGGCGAGTGGACCGGAGGCACCTACATCCAGAGCGAGCGGCGCCTCTACGTTTGCGACGGCGTCATGGTCGGCAAGAACGAGAAGGGCCAGCCGCTGATGGAGGCACTGCCCGACATGGACCTGGCCATCGACAAGTCGAAGTCGCTGGCGAAGGCGCTGGGCCTCGACGCGGAAAAGATTTTTCCATACAAAAAAACTCTCAAGAACAAGTACGGCCAGAGGTTCTACGACCCCGAGGACGTGTTCCGGGACATCGTGAAGGCGTCGAAAGGCTCGGACGCGGACCTGACCGGCATGCTCGAGGTCGAGAAGCGCGACGGCATCGGCCTGTACGAGCAGATGCGCCGCCTGCGCGGCATCCAGTGGCCCGCGCCGACCTACGACATCGCGCGCAAGGGCGGCACGCCGCGGCGCTACATCGGCCAGGAAGGCTGGGCCGGCCAGCCGTACGGGGCCTTCGCCCACGCCAGCGGCAAGGCGAAGTTCAAGCTGTGCGAGCAGGACTACTCGGTCCTCAAGGAGACCTGCGGCAAGATGATGACCTTCGGCGAGGCCGTCGGCCTCAAGAAGCGGGAGGGCGCTTCGAACGCGGAGATGCTCGCGGCGGCGGAGAAGCAGACCTTCTTCACGGACAACATGGACATCCTGATCAAGGCCCGCGACAACGCCCTGCCCCCGGAGATCCCCGACCTCGACTTCTACGACGACGCGACGAAGACGCTCGAGGACGCCGCCAAGGAGAACAAGTACCCGTTCTGGCTCGGGCTGGGCATCGTCTACGAGCACTTCCACTCCGCCAAGACCATCCAGGGCCCGACGACGCTCAAGCTCGTGCCCGAGCAGTACGTCGAGGTCAGCCCCGAGGACGCCAAACGCTGGGGCCTCGAGGACGGCGAGAAGGTCCGCATCGTCACGCGCCGCGGCTCCTACGAGGGCCGCGTCTCGGTCGGCACGGACTCGATGGTCAAGCCGGCGCGCTCGCAGGTGCCCGCCGGCTACATGTTCAGCCCGTGGAACCTCTCGGTGGCCGACAGCTCCGACCCCGCGAAGAACCGCTGGCTGGTCAACGCCGCGAGCCACCGCGCCTGGGACCCCGTCTCAGGCCAGGCCGACTACAAGAAGCTGGCCATGCGCCTGGAGAGGATCGCCTAA
- a CDS encoding c-type cytochrome: MKLIGTLVVLVLAAAPAAALHQNLVSGKVDMLELDPYAAAWEKASAVKVGVAPQKLVVPQGGGAVSDVEVRSLRAGDEIFFRLRWADPSKSEDLELSGQFVDGIALEFPLVAGSMPAPMMGEKGKPVNVWRWSAAMAKPDHAPKAYSDYYRPDAIHTTIKYPAKPEDLVAEGWGSIGRRESQAVDGAGDWKDGTWTVVLRRKLKVPGGAAFSGGTVVPFALAVWEGGSAERGPAKSFAVWNNLLLDRAAPAKPKNPLVAGKIVYDRYGCGACHGADAMGGVPNPGSQVDPIPALNRVAEGFTEDEIKRVILNGRNATPKDAGDVPRLHMNSWKTLMDDEEVDAVTDYLMSLMPKGEKTDW, translated from the coding sequence GTGAAACTCATCGGCACTCTCGTCGTTCTCGTCCTGGCGGCGGCTCCCGCCGCGGCGCTGCATCAGAACCTCGTCTCGGGCAAGGTCGATATGCTCGAGCTCGATCCGTATGCGGCGGCCTGGGAGAAGGCCTCCGCCGTCAAGGTCGGCGTCGCGCCGCAGAAGCTCGTCGTCCCTCAGGGCGGCGGCGCGGTCTCGGACGTCGAGGTCCGAAGCCTGCGCGCCGGCGACGAGATCTTCTTCCGCCTGCGCTGGGCGGACCCGAGCAAGAGCGAGGACCTGGAACTGTCGGGCCAGTTCGTCGACGGGATCGCGCTCGAGTTCCCGCTGGTCGCCGGCTCCATGCCCGCGCCGATGATGGGCGAGAAGGGCAAGCCGGTCAACGTGTGGCGCTGGAGCGCGGCCATGGCCAAGCCCGATCACGCCCCCAAGGCGTACTCGGACTACTACCGTCCGGACGCCATCCACACCACGATCAAGTATCCCGCCAAGCCCGAGGACCTCGTGGCCGAGGGCTGGGGGTCGATCGGACGGCGAGAGAGCCAGGCCGTGGACGGCGCCGGGGACTGGAAGGACGGGACCTGGACCGTGGTGCTTCGGCGCAAGCTCAAAGTCCCGGGCGGCGCGGCGTTTTCCGGCGGGACCGTGGTCCCCTTCGCGCTCGCCGTATGGGAGGGCGGGTCCGCCGAGCGCGGTCCGGCCAAGTCCTTCGCGGTCTGGAACAACCTTCTCCTCGACCGCGCCGCTCCGGCCAAGCCCAAGAACCCGCTCGTCGCGGGAAAGATCGTTTACGACCGCTACGGCTGCGGGGCCTGCCACGGCGCGGACGCGATGGGCGGCGTGCCCAATCCGGGCTCGCAAGTGGATCCGATCCCCGCCTTGAATCGCGTGGCGGAGGGCTTTACCGAAGACGAGATCAAGAGGGTCATCCTCAACGGCCGCAACGCCACGCCGAAAGACGCGGGCGATGTTCCCCGGCTTCATATGAACTCCTGGAAGACCCTCATGGACGATGAAGAGGTCGACGCGGTCACCGACTATCTCATGAGCCTGATGCCCAAGGGAGAGAAGACGGACTGGTAG
- a CDS encoding molecular chaperone TorD family protein — protein sequence MATDTVEKVPAPPRAIALRLVSAGFGYPDAAWRPRFDALFQAARASHAVNTSGLIKLEKALNAATPSELEGQHFRLFGPAPLCPLELSFHATKDPTGQAKTLADLAGFYKAFGVESEERADGLPTVLEFLAYLEIKRVHAELNGWSAKRDIAAEASEKMRGELVFRSVGVITRKLTAAGAPEFYLQLAALCRSLLGGKS from the coding sequence ATGGCCACCGATACAGTGGAAAAAGTCCCCGCCCCGCCGCGCGCCATCGCCTTGCGCCTGGTTTCGGCCGGATTCGGATACCCGGACGCTGCCTGGAGGCCGCGCTTCGACGCGCTGTTCCAGGCGGCTCGCGCGTCGCATGCCGTGAACACGAGCGGTCTGATCAAGCTCGAGAAGGCCCTGAACGCCGCGACCCCGTCGGAGCTGGAGGGCCAGCACTTCCGGCTGTTCGGACCCGCCCCGCTCTGCCCGCTGGAGCTGTCGTTCCACGCGACGAAGGACCCCACCGGTCAGGCGAAGACGCTCGCCGACCTCGCGGGCTTCTACAAGGCCTTCGGCGTCGAATCCGAGGAGCGCGCCGACGGCCTGCCGACGGTGCTCGAGTTCCTGGCCTATCTCGAGATCAAGCGCGTCCACGCCGAGCTCAACGGCTGGAGCGCGAAGCGCGACATCGCCGCCGAGGCGTCCGAGAAGATGCGCGGGGAACTCGTCTTTAGATCCGTCGGCGTCATCACGCGCAAGCTCACCGCGGCCGGCGCGCCGGAATTCTATCTGCAGCTCGCGGCGCTGTGCCGCTCGCTCCTGGGAGGTAAGTCGTGA
- a CDS encoding 4Fe-4S binding protein: protein MRGLIWPRRRAVQVLVLASVLLFPFVARYGHYLWARQTEKMLELWGNSTAGLLLRATDTLMRAGLPMEESGVVGRRPRKALLVRADRFVGSIPWSARVFGLSVTDLLAAAESAFATRSLVSVLAAGAVLPLLATLLLGRVYCGWICPVGLLMPLIRRLRSVLAFLELPVHDVRFWKGNKYALLGAAALIGLIGGLPLLHYIYPPAIISREAHSFATVLFDRAESGRFGFPWGFFSGGMIFLGLVALVEVAVAPGFWCASLCPGGALYSALSRWKLLRVKRTKSACIDCVLCDKACPMQLQPMTDKTGGECDSCGVCVDACPTKALSFRFSRSDAALLALFALFLSAPARAHHIIGLPHYAYDKSFPQAPVLRLREKLGPYEVVLTGYPGNPKAGEKSELHVYVNDPATNTPYEKQVLLEAYRMKAFGFQEKIADAREGLVEMGLHKFHVVYPLEANYEVVLVLPGLDGSSTLRFPLVVGEPGSPWRDLALFGGGFLALIVVVRAVKIKRARAALREKAA, encoded by the coding sequence ATGAGAGGCCTGATCTGGCCCCGCCGGCGCGCGGTGCAGGTCCTGGTGCTGGCCTCCGTCCTCCTATTCCCCTTCGTCGCGCGCTACGGGCATTACCTATGGGCGCGGCAGACCGAGAAGATGCTCGAGCTCTGGGGGAACAGCACGGCCGGCCTGCTCCTGCGCGCCACCGACACGCTGATGCGCGCGGGCCTGCCGATGGAGGAGTCGGGCGTCGTCGGGCGGCGCCCGCGCAAGGCCCTGCTCGTCCGCGCGGACCGGTTCGTCGGCTCGATCCCCTGGTCGGCGCGCGTGTTCGGCCTGTCCGTGACCGACCTGCTCGCCGCGGCGGAGAGCGCCTTCGCCACGCGCAGCCTGGTGTCGGTGCTCGCCGCCGGCGCCGTCCTGCCCCTCCTCGCCACCTTGCTGCTCGGCCGCGTCTACTGCGGCTGGATATGCCCGGTCGGCCTGCTGATGCCCCTGATCCGGCGCCTGCGCTCGGTGCTCGCCTTCCTCGAGCTTCCCGTCCACGACGTCCGCTTCTGGAAGGGCAACAAGTACGCCTTGCTCGGCGCCGCCGCCTTGATCGGCCTGATCGGCGGCCTGCCGCTGCTGCACTACATCTATCCCCCGGCGATCATCAGCCGCGAGGCGCACTCCTTCGCCACCGTGCTCTTCGACCGCGCCGAGTCCGGCCGCTTCGGGTTCCCCTGGGGCTTCTTCTCCGGCGGGATGATCTTCCTCGGCCTCGTCGCGCTCGTCGAGGTCGCGGTCGCGCCCGGCTTCTGGTGCGCCTCCCTGTGCCCCGGCGGCGCGCTGTACAGCGCGCTCTCCCGGTGGAAGCTGCTCCGCGTCAAGCGGACGAAGTCGGCCTGCATCGACTGCGTGCTCTGCGACAAGGCCTGCCCGATGCAGCTTCAGCCGATGACGGACAAGACGGGCGGCGAATGCGACTCCTGCGGCGTCTGCGTCGACGCCTGCCCGACGAAGGCGCTGTCCTTCCGCTTCTCGCGATCCGACGCCGCCTTGCTGGCGTTGTTCGCGCTTTTCTTGAGCGCGCCGGCCCGCGCGCACCACATCATCGGCCTGCCGCACTACGCCTACGACAAGTCCTTCCCCCAGGCGCCGGTCCTGCGCCTGCGCGAGAAGCTCGGGCCCTACGAGGTCGTCCTGACCGGCTATCCGGGCAATCCCAAGGCCGGAGAAAAATCCGAGCTGCACGTCTACGTCAACGACCCCGCGACGAACACTCCCTATGAGAAGCAGGTCCTCCTGGAGGCCTACCGGATGAAGGCCTTCGGCTTCCAGGAGAAGATCGCCGACGCGCGCGAGGGCCTCGTGGAGATGGGCCTGCACAAGTTCCACGTCGTGTACCCCCTCGAGGCCAACTACGAGGTCGTCCTCGTCCTGCCCGGCCTGGACGGCTCCTCGACCTTGCGCTTCCCCCTCGTCGTCGGCGAGCCCGGCTCGCCGTGGCGGGACCTCGCGCTGTTCGGAGGCGGGTTCCTGGCTTTGATCGTCGTGGTCCGCGCCGTGAAGATCAAGCGGGCGCGCGCCGCCTTGCGGGAGAAAGCCGCGTGA
- a CDS encoding dehydrogenase — MPKVKNWQLKREMAYKYEAAPPKRQIAYVFDTNKCIACQTCTVACKTTWTSGEGEEHMFWNNVESKPFGFYPLAWDVKILEKLKRQSWSAEGAYVGETIFEAAPEGEEVLGYMPAKEDWSHPNLGEDEVNAPIGDITSMSVEGKTGAHDRWMFYLARICNHCSNPACLAACPRQAIYKRKEDGIVLIDQERCRGYQKCVQACPYKKPMFNPKAGKSEKCIACYPLIEKGIAPRCVQTCIGKIRMTGFINTPDKADPDNPMDYLVHVAKVAVPLLPQLGTAPNVYYIPPIHVDKTYLAQMFGPAAGDAVDEYKRRVEKTVGLLTLFGCTDRWVDKFKVEKGMATAYQDGKEVVTVPVKEPIVFRAFRDERHAVNRQSVT; from the coding sequence ATGCCGAAGGTCAAGAACTGGCAGCTCAAGCGCGAGATGGCGTACAAGTACGAGGCGGCGCCGCCGAAACGGCAGATCGCCTACGTCTTCGACACGAACAAATGCATCGCCTGTCAGACCTGCACGGTCGCCTGCAAGACGACCTGGACGTCGGGCGAAGGCGAGGAGCACATGTTCTGGAACAACGTGGAGAGCAAGCCCTTCGGCTTCTACCCGCTGGCCTGGGACGTGAAGATCCTCGAGAAGCTCAAGCGCCAGAGCTGGAGCGCCGAGGGCGCCTATGTCGGCGAGACGATCTTCGAGGCCGCGCCCGAGGGCGAGGAAGTCCTGGGGTACATGCCCGCCAAGGAAGACTGGTCCCACCCGAACCTCGGCGAGGACGAGGTCAACGCGCCCATCGGCGACATCACGAGCATGAGCGTCGAAGGCAAGACGGGCGCGCACGACCGCTGGATGTTTTATCTGGCGCGCATCTGCAACCACTGCTCGAACCCCGCCTGCCTGGCCGCCTGCCCCCGGCAGGCGATCTACAAGCGCAAGGAGGACGGGATCGTCCTCATCGACCAGGAGCGCTGCCGCGGCTATCAGAAGTGCGTGCAGGCCTGCCCGTACAAGAAGCCGATGTTCAACCCGAAGGCCGGCAAGTCGGAGAAATGCATCGCCTGCTATCCGCTCATCGAGAAGGGCATCGCTCCGCGCTGCGTGCAGACCTGCATCGGCAAGATCCGCATGACCGGGTTCATCAACACGCCCGACAAGGCCGATCCCGACAACCCCATGGACTACCTGGTGCACGTCGCGAAGGTCGCCGTCCCGCTCCTGCCCCAGCTCGGCACCGCGCCGAACGTGTACTACATCCCGCCCATCCACGTGGACAAGACCTATCTGGCCCAGATGTTCGGGCCGGCCGCGGGGGACGCGGTGGACGAGTACAAGCGCCGCGTCGAGAAAACGGTCGGCCTGCTCACCTTGTTCGGCTGCACCGACCGCTGGGTCGACAAGTTCAAGGTCGAGAAGGGGATGGCGACCGCCTATCAGGACGGAAAGGAAGTGGTGACCGTGCCGGTCAAGGAGCCCATCGTCTTCCGGGCCTTCCGCGACGAGAGGCACGCGGTCAACCGGCAGAGCGTGACCTGA
- a CDS encoding Rrf2 family transcriptional regulator has protein sequence MNPDSRLLHLPQSSRYAVTAMFYLASRTDGAYHMVGEIARINALSPSYLSKILQRLAQHKILDSRRGAKGGYRLGRPAEAISLSEIIAASRRVDGDAMPCMIEARDCDCAAPCAMHEFVAETEEAMLRRLTRTTLAAFKSRLTTRETP, from the coding sequence ATGAATCCGGATTCGCGGCTCCTTCACCTCCCCCAATCGTCGCGGTACGCGGTCACGGCGATGTTCTACCTGGCCTCCAGGACGGACGGCGCCTATCACATGGTCGGGGAGATCGCCCGGATCAACGCGCTGTCGCCGAGCTACCTGTCCAAGATCCTCCAGCGCCTCGCCCAGCACAAGATCCTCGACAGCCGCCGCGGCGCGAAGGGCGGCTACCGCCTCGGCCGGCCGGCCGAAGCGATCTCCCTGTCCGAGATCATCGCCGCCTCCCGCCGCGTGGACGGCGACGCGATGCCGTGCATGATCGAGGCCCGGGACTGCGACTGCGCCGCCCCGTGCGCGATGCATGAGTTCGTCGCGGAGACCGAGGAAGCGATGTTGCGCCGCCTGACCCGGACCACTCTCGCTGCATTCAAATCCCGCCTCACGACCAGGGAGACGCCATGA
- a CDS encoding 4Fe-4S dicluster domain-containing protein, whose translation MKEVSRREFLKNAAATGAALAAGAVLLRPAAAEAGVIRPPGALEKDEFLSRCIRCGRCGDACPSQAIMMFTEANGEKYSLKPGPGDDGTPIVFPRQQACNLCQKVGGEYLRCTEACPTGALTKLLKSEVTTKVRMGTAKLDKNLCYSYNNKTCGVCIRACPFQGTAMKTGQGERPIFDEDFCVGCGLCERSCIRYPQAIMVVAHV comes from the coding sequence ATGAAAGAAGTCAGCAGGCGGGAGTTTTTGAAGAACGCGGCGGCGACCGGAGCGGCCTTGGCCGCCGGGGCCGTGCTGCTGCGTCCCGCCGCGGCCGAGGCGGGCGTCATCCGCCCGCCCGGCGCCTTGGAGAAGGACGAGTTCCTGTCGCGCTGCATCCGGTGCGGGCGCTGCGGGGACGCGTGCCCGAGCCAGGCGATCATGATGTTCACCGAGGCCAACGGCGAGAAGTACTCGCTCAAGCCCGGGCCGGGGGACGACGGCACGCCGATCGTCTTCCCCCGTCAGCAGGCCTGCAACCTGTGCCAGAAGGTGGGCGGCGAGTACCTGCGCTGCACCGAGGCCTGCCCGACGGGAGCGCTGACCAAGCTCCTGAAGAGCGAGGTGACGACGAAGGTGCGCATGGGCACGGCGAAGCTCGACAAGAACCTGTGCTACTCCTACAACAACAAGACCTGCGGCGTCTGCATACGCGCCTGCCCCTTCCAGGGCACGGCGATGAAGACCGGCCAGGGCGAACGCCCAATCTTCGACGAGGACTTCTGCGTCGGCTGCGGTCTGTGCGAGCGCTCCTGCATCCGCTATCCGCAGGCCATCATGGTGGTCGCCCATGTCTGA
- a CDS encoding 4Fe-4S dicluster domain-containing protein: MRCGESVPASNVPPDLARRGLLRPPGAVEEGEFLARCIRCQRCAEVCETDAILFAPRAAGRAAHTPYIVPEDSACDLCLACGKACPTGALKPLRYMADARMGVAVVDKRLCVSHNGTGVCGACFTICPLKGKAITQGKHNAPAVVDEHCVGCGLCEEACIVKDRIDGRAIRVQSGRAWS, from the coding sequence ATGCGCTGCGGCGAGAGCGTGCCCGCGTCGAACGTCCCCCCGGACCTCGCGCGCCGCGGCCTGCTGCGTCCGCCGGGCGCCGTCGAGGAGGGAGAGTTCCTCGCCCGCTGCATCCGCTGCCAGCGCTGCGCCGAGGTCTGCGAGACCGACGCCATCCTGTTCGCGCCGCGCGCGGCGGGGCGCGCGGCCCACACCCCGTACATCGTCCCCGAGGACTCGGCCTGCGACCTGTGCCTGGCCTGCGGCAAGGCCTGTCCCACAGGAGCACTAAAACCGCTTCGATATATGGCCGACGCGCGCATGGGCGTGGCGGTCGTCGACAAGCGCCTGTGCGTCAGCCACAACGGGACCGGCGTGTGCGGCGCCTGCTTCACGATCTGCCCGCTCAAGGGCAAGGCCATCACCCAGGGCAAGCACAACGCGCCCGCGGTCGTCGACGAGCACTGCGTCGGCTGCGGCCTGTGCGAGGAAGCCTGCATCGTCAAGGACAGGATCGACGGCCGCGCGATCCGCGTGCAGAGCGGGAGGGCCTGGTCATGA
- a CDS encoding alginate export family protein: MIKLAALFLIVATSASAAIEPPKLAFSGQVRARAETTNVEAYSTPLKRRGYDLTTLRTRLGVAVETNQKVNGFIQIQDSRNWGSETTVATNMALVDLHQGYVDVLDLFAEPLDLRVGRMEMQYGDQRLVSPLDWSNVGRAWDGARLRWRGSNYTVDLFETVVKDVNIAKRNGNFWGLYASCKAVPKHEFDAFLFGRDQRDGTFTNEHGTLGNLSDRTVGARVKGTPDRFDYTAEADWQFGRKAGQRVRAWATALTGGYTFDHALKPRVGVEYDFASGDSNPTDNKVQTFDPLYPFGHAYQGYQDVFSWKNGHDFKGSVSVDPKPDWRVQADYHHFRLHHAFDAWYDSTGTAIIARSATGAPGKDIGNELDLHVKGKFREVITLWFGYSRFFAGSYVKATTTRGDRDWGFFQAAFNF; the protein is encoded by the coding sequence ATGATCAAACTCGCCGCGCTGTTCCTTATTGTCGCAACCTCCGCCTCGGCCGCGATCGAGCCGCCGAAGCTCGCGTTCAGCGGCCAGGTCCGCGCCCGCGCGGAGACCACGAACGTCGAGGCCTACTCGACGCCGCTCAAGCGCCGGGGCTACGACCTGACCACCCTGCGCACCCGCCTCGGCGTCGCCGTCGAGACGAACCAGAAGGTCAACGGCTTCATCCAGATCCAGGACTCCCGCAACTGGGGCTCGGAGACCACCGTGGCGACGAACATGGCCCTCGTCGACCTCCACCAAGGCTACGTCGACGTCCTCGACCTGTTCGCCGAGCCCCTCGACCTGCGCGTCGGCCGGATGGAGATGCAGTACGGCGACCAGCGCCTCGTCAGCCCCCTCGACTGGAGCAACGTCGGCCGGGCGTGGGACGGAGCGCGCCTGCGCTGGCGCGGCTCGAATTACACCGTGGACCTGTTCGAGACCGTCGTGAAGGACGTCAACATCGCCAAGCGCAACGGCAACTTCTGGGGCCTGTACGCGTCCTGCAAGGCGGTGCCGAAGCACGAGTTCGACGCTTTCCTCTTCGGACGCGATCAGCGCGACGGGACGTTCACCAACGAGCACGGCACCCTCGGCAACCTCAGCGACCGCACCGTCGGCGCCCGGGTCAAGGGGACTCCGGACCGCTTCGACTACACCGCGGAGGCGGACTGGCAGTTCGGCCGCAAGGCCGGCCAGCGGGTGCGCGCCTGGGCGACGGCTTTGACCGGCGGCTACACCTTCGACCACGCGCTCAAGCCCCGCGTCGGCGTCGAGTACGACTTCGCCAGCGGCGACTCCAACCCCACGGACAACAAGGTGCAGACCTTCGACCCGCTCTACCCCTTCGGCCACGCCTACCAGGGCTACCAGGACGTCTTCTCTTGGAAGAACGGCCACGACTTCAAGGGCAGCGTGTCGGTCGACCCGAAGCCCGACTGGCGCGTGCAGGCCGACTACCACCACTTCCGCCTGCACCACGCCTTCGACGCCTGGTACGACTCGACCGGGACGGCGATCATCGCGCGCTCGGCCACCGGCGCCCCGGGCAAGGACATCGGCAACGAGCTCGACCTGCACGTGAAGGGCAAGTTCCGCGAGGTCATCACCCTCTGGTTCGGCTATTCGCGCTTCTTCGCGGGCTCCTACGTGAAGGCGACGACGACGCGCGGCGACCGCGACTGGGGCTTCTTCCAGGCGGCGTTCAACTTCTAG
- a CDS encoding DsrE family protein → MKLGIIILSTDAETVWNGFRLGVFSLKQGDQVKAFLVAKGVECEKLESEQFKVKEQMQAFADNGGKILACGTCLKLRHSEGSELCPLSTMADLHALIRESDKVVTF, encoded by the coding sequence ATGAAGCTCGGCATCATCATCCTCTCGACCGACGCGGAGACGGTATGGAACGGATTTCGCCTGGGCGTCTTCTCGCTGAAACAGGGCGACCAGGTGAAAGCGTTCCTGGTGGCCAAGGGCGTGGAGTGCGAGAAACTGGAATCGGAGCAGTTCAAGGTCAAGGAGCAGATGCAGGCGTTCGCGGATAACGGCGGGAAGATTCTCGCCTGCGGAACATGCCTGAAGCTTCGGCATTCGGAGGGATCGGAACTCTGCCCTCTGTCGACGATGGCGGATCTCCACGCCCTCATCCGGGAATCCGACAAGGTCGTGACGTTTTAA